One Methanobacterium bryantii genomic window carries:
- a CDS encoding 4Fe-4S dicluster domain-containing protein: MEKVLIQPEICDGCGDCEGACEKLHGTSRIMVREVEGAYYPIICQHCEDAPCMKICPVDAIDEGSIDSEKCIGCSLCMLICPFGAISIHEKKAHKCSQCPDLDTPACVKACSKRAISIVDTEKMKLIKQAEHIKKLSGIGKKSKKKGLVSVLTHGTRAKDALK, from the coding sequence TTGGAAAAAGTATTGATTCAACCAGAGATTTGCGATGGATGTGGAGATTGTGAAGGAGCATGTGAAAAACTTCACGGCACATCAAGAATCATGGTAAGAGAAGTCGAAGGCGCTTATTACCCCATTATTTGTCAGCATTGTGAAGACGCTCCGTGTATGAAAATCTGCCCTGTAGATGCAATTGATGAGGGATCAATTGATTCTGAAAAATGCATAGGATGTTCTCTATGTATGCTCATATGTCCATTTGGGGCAATTTCAATACATGAAAAAAAAGCACACAAATGCAGCCAGTGCCCTGATCTTGATACTCCAGCATGTGTTAAAGCATGTTCCAAAAGAGCCATTTCCATCGTAGATACTGAGAAAATGAAGCTAATAAAACAGGCTGAACACATTAAAAAGTTATCAGGTATCGGTAAAAAGTCTAAAAAGAAAGGACTCGTAAGTGTTTTAACACACGGTACAAGGGCAAAGGATGCTCTTAAATAG
- the porB gene encoding pyruvate synthase subunit PorB, producing the protein MEVPEKEFLAAGHRGCAGCGATIGARLALKMLGENTVAVSATGCLEVITTPYPETSWNIPWIHVAFENAAAVASGVERALKAQGKDDVNVVVFAGDGGTADIGLQSLSGAMERGHNIIYICYDNEAYMNTGVQRSGATPYGASTTTSPHGKESFGEDKPKKNIPMIMAAHGVPYVATASISYPEDFMKKVKKATEIDGPAYIHLHQPCTTGWGYDPSKTIELGRLAVDTGSWLLYEIVDGEFKVTYKPLQRKPVNEYLEAQKRFRHLADEEKEKIQNYVDSICAELKI; encoded by the coding sequence ATGGAAGTACCTGAAAAAGAATTTCTTGCTGCTGGGCACAGAGGTTGTGCTGGATGTGGTGCTACCATAGGCGCAAGACTTGCACTTAAAATGCTAGGTGAAAACACTGTAGCAGTATCTGCAACAGGCTGTTTAGAAGTTATTACAACTCCATACCCTGAAACATCATGGAACATCCCATGGATCCATGTAGCATTTGAAAATGCTGCAGCGGTAGCGTCAGGTGTTGAAAGAGCTCTCAAAGCACAGGGAAAAGATGATGTTAATGTAGTAGTATTTGCTGGAGATGGTGGAACAGCAGATATAGGGCTTCAATCTCTTTCAGGAGCTATGGAAAGGGGACATAATATAATTTACATATGTTACGATAACGAAGCTTACATGAACACTGGAGTCCAAAGAAGTGGTGCAACACCATATGGTGCATCAACAACCACATCACCACATGGAAAAGAGAGCTTTGGTGAAGATAAGCCAAAGAAAAACATTCCAATGATAATGGCAGCTCATGGTGTTCCTTACGTTGCAACAGCATCCATTTCATATCCTGAAGATTTCATGAAAAAGGTTAAAAAAGCAACTGAAATCGATGGACCTGCTTATATCCACCTCCATCAACCATGTACAACCGGATGGGGGTACGATCCATCAAAAACCATAGAACTTGGAAGATTAGCTGTCGATACTGGTTCATGGTTGCTTTATGAAATTGTAGATGGGGAATTTAAAGTAACATACAAACCACTGCAGAGAAAACCTGTAAATGAATATTTAGAAGCTCAAAAAAGGTTTAGACATCTTGCGGATGAAGAAAAAGAAAAGATCCAGAATTATGTGGACAGTATATGCGCTGAACTTAAAATATAG
- the porA gene encoding pyruvate synthase subunit PorA, whose translation MKVITANRAIAEAVKLAKPKVVPVYPITPQTTISEYLATFVANGDLNAEYIRVESEHSAISAAVGASGTGVRVFTATSSQGLALMHEILFAAAGLRNPIVMGNANRALSAPLSIWNDQQDSISQRDTGWMQFFAEDAQEALDFVLQAYKISENEKVLLPSMVCVDGYYLTHTVEPVDIPTQEEVDEFLPPYKPTHSYLDPKDPMSLGTFTDPNYYMEARHDMEVAMEGAKDIIRDVNKEFAEKFGREYDLVENYMCDDAEVIIIAMGSLCGTIKAVIDNMRKEGHKVGLLRVIAFRPFPKEDIYNAIKNADRVAVLDKNISLGIGGVLFNEIKAKMDVDARGFILGLGGRDVSNEDIRNIIEITKNSTESDTINWIGLKEEEA comes from the coding sequence ATGAAAGTTATTACAGCAAACAGGGCTATTGCAGAAGCAGTTAAACTTGCAAAACCAAAAGTCGTACCTGTTTATCCTATAACTCCACAAACAACCATCTCAGAATATCTGGCAACCTTTGTTGCAAATGGAGATTTAAACGCAGAATACATAAGAGTTGAATCAGAACACAGTGCAATAAGTGCTGCAGTAGGTGCATCCGGTACAGGTGTTCGAGTATTTACTGCAACATCCTCCCAGGGTTTAGCATTAATGCACGAGATCTTATTTGCAGCAGCTGGTTTAAGAAACCCAATAGTAATGGGAAATGCAAACAGGGCATTATCAGCACCATTAAGCATATGGAACGATCAACAAGATTCAATCTCACAAAGAGACACCGGATGGATGCAGTTCTTTGCTGAAGATGCTCAAGAAGCTCTTGACTTTGTATTACAGGCTTACAAAATTTCTGAAAACGAAAAAGTCTTACTTCCAAGTATGGTCTGTGTAGACGGATACTATCTCACCCATACAGTTGAACCTGTAGATATCCCAACACAGGAAGAAGTAGATGAATTTTTACCTCCATACAAACCAACACATTCCTATCTTGATCCTAAAGATCCTATGTCACTTGGAACATTTACAGATCCTAATTACTACATGGAAGCAAGGCATGACATGGAAGTAGCTATGGAAGGAGCTAAAGACATAATAAGGGATGTAAACAAGGAATTCGCTGAAAAATTCGGTCGTGAGTACGACTTAGTTGAAAATTACATGTGTGATGACGCTGAAGTGATCATCATAGCCATGGGATCACTTTGTGGTACAATAAAGGCAGTTATAGACAACATGAGAAAAGAAGGACATAAAGTCGGTCTTCTCAGAGTAATAGCATTTAGACCATTCCCTAAAGAAGATATATACAATGCAATTAAGAACGCAGATAGAGTAGCTGTTCTGGATAAAAACATCTCACTGGGTATTGGAGGAGTCCTGTTCAACGAGATCAAAGCTAAAATGGATGTAGATGCGAGAGGCTTTATATTAGGTCTTGGAGGGCGTGACGTATCCAATGAGGATATAAGAAATATAATTGAAATTACCAAAAATTCTACTGAAAGCGATACAATTAATTGGATCGGCTTAAAAGAGGAGGAAGCATAA
- the porD gene encoding pyruvate synthase subunit PorD, with protein MTAIGATVKEPGSSVKNKTGSWRTFKPVLDKDKCINCENCFLFCPEGCITKETDIDYDYCKGCGICAHECPVKAIKMERG; from the coding sequence ATGACAGCCATAGGAGCAACTGTTAAAGAACCTGGAAGCAGTGTCAAAAATAAAACAGGAAGTTGGAGAACATTTAAACCTGTTTTAGATAAAGACAAATGTATTAATTGTGAAAATTGTTTTTTATTTTGCCCAGAAGGGTGCATAACTAAAGAAACTGATATAGATTATGATTATTGTAAAGGATGCGGGATTTGTGCCCATGAGTGTCCTGTAAAAGCTATTAAAATGGAGAGAGGATAA
- the porC gene encoding pyruvate synthase subunit PorC, giving the protein MIEIRFHGRGGQGAVTAAEILAKAAFEDGKYCQAFPFFGAERKGAPVMAFTRINDKPIRRRYQVYNPDHVIVLDETLLEAVDVLSGLKDGGKVVINTTDDVNLGENVDSYNIDATGIALDILGVPIVNTVMLGAFAGVTNIVSLDSLIKVTKETFPGKIGEKNANAAKIAYEKIKK; this is encoded by the coding sequence ATGATCGAAATTCGATTTCATGGACGTGGTGGACAGGGTGCAGTGACTGCTGCTGAAATTTTAGCAAAAGCAGCTTTTGAAGATGGAAAGTATTGTCAAGCGTTCCCGTTCTTCGGTGCTGAACGAAAAGGTGCACCAGTCATGGCTTTTACAAGAATAAACGATAAACCAATAAGAAGAAGATATCAAGTTTATAATCCTGATCATGTTATTGTATTGGATGAAACTCTCTTAGAAGCAGTAGATGTATTATCAGGGCTTAAAGATGGTGGAAAAGTAGTTATAAATACCACAGATGACGTTAATCTTGGAGAAAATGTAGACTCATATAATATTGACGCCACAGGAATTGCTCTGGATATTTTAGGAGTTCCAATTGTTAATACAGTTATGTTAGGAGCATTCGCAGGAGTAACTAATATAGTTTCACTAGATTCCCTTATTAAAGTAACTAAAGAAACTTTCCCCGGAAAAATAGGTGAAAAGAACGCTAATGCAGCTAAAATAGCCTATGAAAAAATTAAAAAATAG